The Oncorhynchus nerka isolate Pitt River linkage group LG9a, Oner_Uvic_2.0, whole genome shotgun sequence genome has a segment encoding these proteins:
- the LOC115134048 gene encoding protein C12orf4 homolog isoform X1 — protein MKKNKGKVNTTEKEFVFGFRAGRNDCVLKVPLQFPVQENVSDLHGRLMLLHNIPCFVENELRSTLSMFIESETIQDYDREAELALQRLTTGEVDINQLTNTWAKTYSETTLEHARPEEPSWDEDFADVYHELIHSPASDTLLNLEHNYFVSVSELISERDMELKKLQERQATEMDKVMQELGKTMTDQDVNAVASQHFDAQQVLENKWANELKQVTHIQKQEYQEWVIKLHQDMQNPNNSTINEEIKVQPSQLTEESEPGVRLYEEQRQLEESFTIHLGAQLKTMHNLRLVRADILDFCKHRRHGSRGTKLRRLQTALSLYSSSLCGLVLLVDNRVNSYSGIKRDFATVSKECTDFHFPRLEEQLEVVQQVMLYARSQTSKHKDQPEVPRNGSSCEDKNQNVEKNSSNILPGEFYISRHSNLSEVHIVFHLCVDDNVRSGNITAREPAIMGLRNILKVCCTHDVTNISIPLLLVHDMSEEMTIPWCLRRAELVFKCVKGFMMEMASWDGGISRTVQFLVPQSISEEMFYQLSNMLPQIFRVSSTLTLTSKR, from the exons ATGAAGAAAAACAAGGGAAAGGTGAACACCACTGAGAAGGAGTTTGTGTTTGGGTTCAGGGCAGGGAGGAATGACTGTGTCCTTAAAGTACCTCTGCAATTCCCTGTCCAAGAAAATGTCAGTGACCTTCATGGACGACTTATGCTGCTGCACAATATACCTTGCTTTGTTGAGAATG AACTGAGGAGCACACTGTCCATGTTTATTGAGAGCGAAACCATCCAGGACTATGACAGAGAAGCAGAGTTGGCCCTACAGAGACTGACAACAGGAGAGGTGGACATCAACCAGCTTACAAACACATGGGCCAAGACCTACTCAGAG ACTACACTGGAACATGCTCGTCCTGAGGAGCCCAGCTGGGATGAGGACTTTGCAGATGTTTACCACGAGCTCATCCATTCCCCGGCCTCTGACACTCTGCTCAACCTGGAACACAACTACTTTGTCAGTGTCTCAGAGCTCATCAGTGAGAGAGACATGGAGCTGAAGAAGTTACAAGAGAG GCAGGCAACAGAGATGGACAAAGTCATGCAAGAACTGGGAAAGACCATGACTGACCAGGATGTAAATGCAGTTGCATCTCAACACTTCGATGCCCAGCAG GTGCTGGAGAACAAGTGGGCCAATGAACTGAAACAGGTGACTCATATTCAGAAGCAGGAGTATCAGGAGTGGGTGATCAAACTGCACCAGGACATGCAGAACCCCAATAACAGCACTattaa TGAGGAGATCAAGGTGCAGCCGAgccagctgacagaggagtctGAGCCTGGGGTCAGGCTGTATGAGGAGCAGCGACAGCTGGAGGAGAGCTTCACCATCCACTtag GTGCACAGCTGAAGACAATGCACAACCTGCGACTGGTGCGGGCGGACATACTGGACTTCTGTAAGCACCGTCGCCATGGCAGCAGAGGGACCAAGCTGAGGCGGCTGCAGACTGCTCTGTCGCTCTACTCCTCGTCCCTGTGTGGCCTGGTATTGCTGGTGGACAACAGGGTCAACTCCTACAGTGGCATcaagagag ACTTTGCCACAGTATCTAAAGAGTGTACAGACTTCCACTTCCCTCGGCTGGAGGAGCAGCTGGAGGTTGTCCAGCAAGTGATGCTTTATGCCCGGTCTCAGACCAGCAAGCACAAAGACCAGCCTG AGGTTCCTAGGAATGGAAGTAGTTGTGAAGATAAgaaccaaaatgtggaaaagaatTCTTCCAATATCTTACCAG GTGAATTCTATATCTCCCGCCACTCCAACCTGTCTGAGGTCCACATAGTGTTCCACCTGTGTGTGGATGACAACGTCCGCTCAGGTAACATTACGGCCCGGGAACCTGCCATCATGGGCCTGCGCAACATCCTCAAGGTCTGCTGCACGCATGATGTCACCAACATCTCCATCCCTCTGCTACTGGTCCACGACATGTCAGAG GAGATGACTATCCCATGGTGCCTGAGGCGGGCTGAGCTGGTCTTCAAATGTGTCAAAG GTTTCATGATGGAGATGGCATCGTGGGATGGAGGGATCTCACGGACAGTTCAGTTTCTAGTTCCACAG AGTATCTCTGAGGAGATGTTCTACCAGTTGAGCAACATGCTGCCTCAGATCTTCCGTGTCTCGTCCACCCTCACACTCACCTCCAAACGCTGA
- the LOC115134048 gene encoding protein C12orf4 homolog isoform X2, producing MFIESETIQDYDREAELALQRLTTGEVDINQLTNTWAKTYSETTLEHARPEEPSWDEDFADVYHELIHSPASDTLLNLEHNYFVSVSELISERDMELKKLQERQATEMDKVMQELGKTMTDQDVNAVASQHFDAQQVLENKWANELKQVTHIQKQEYQEWVIKLHQDMQNPNNSTINEEIKVQPSQLTEESEPGVRLYEEQRQLEESFTIHLGAQLKTMHNLRLVRADILDFCKHRRHGSRGTKLRRLQTALSLYSSSLCGLVLLVDNRVNSYSGIKRDFATVSKECTDFHFPRLEEQLEVVQQVMLYARSQTSKHKDQPEVPRNGSSCEDKNQNVEKNSSNILPGEFYISRHSNLSEVHIVFHLCVDDNVRSGNITAREPAIMGLRNILKVCCTHDVTNISIPLLLVHDMSEEMTIPWCLRRAELVFKCVKGFMMEMASWDGGISRTVQFLVPQSISEEMFYQLSNMLPQIFRVSSTLTLTSKR from the exons ATGTTTATTGAGAGCGAAACCATCCAGGACTATGACAGAGAAGCAGAGTTGGCCCTACAGAGACTGACAACAGGAGAGGTGGACATCAACCAGCTTACAAACACATGGGCCAAGACCTACTCAGAG ACTACACTGGAACATGCTCGTCCTGAGGAGCCCAGCTGGGATGAGGACTTTGCAGATGTTTACCACGAGCTCATCCATTCCCCGGCCTCTGACACTCTGCTCAACCTGGAACACAACTACTTTGTCAGTGTCTCAGAGCTCATCAGTGAGAGAGACATGGAGCTGAAGAAGTTACAAGAGAG GCAGGCAACAGAGATGGACAAAGTCATGCAAGAACTGGGAAAGACCATGACTGACCAGGATGTAAATGCAGTTGCATCTCAACACTTCGATGCCCAGCAG GTGCTGGAGAACAAGTGGGCCAATGAACTGAAACAGGTGACTCATATTCAGAAGCAGGAGTATCAGGAGTGGGTGATCAAACTGCACCAGGACATGCAGAACCCCAATAACAGCACTattaa TGAGGAGATCAAGGTGCAGCCGAgccagctgacagaggagtctGAGCCTGGGGTCAGGCTGTATGAGGAGCAGCGACAGCTGGAGGAGAGCTTCACCATCCACTtag GTGCACAGCTGAAGACAATGCACAACCTGCGACTGGTGCGGGCGGACATACTGGACTTCTGTAAGCACCGTCGCCATGGCAGCAGAGGGACCAAGCTGAGGCGGCTGCAGACTGCTCTGTCGCTCTACTCCTCGTCCCTGTGTGGCCTGGTATTGCTGGTGGACAACAGGGTCAACTCCTACAGTGGCATcaagagag ACTTTGCCACAGTATCTAAAGAGTGTACAGACTTCCACTTCCCTCGGCTGGAGGAGCAGCTGGAGGTTGTCCAGCAAGTGATGCTTTATGCCCGGTCTCAGACCAGCAAGCACAAAGACCAGCCTG AGGTTCCTAGGAATGGAAGTAGTTGTGAAGATAAgaaccaaaatgtggaaaagaatTCTTCCAATATCTTACCAG GTGAATTCTATATCTCCCGCCACTCCAACCTGTCTGAGGTCCACATAGTGTTCCACCTGTGTGTGGATGACAACGTCCGCTCAGGTAACATTACGGCCCGGGAACCTGCCATCATGGGCCTGCGCAACATCCTCAAGGTCTGCTGCACGCATGATGTCACCAACATCTCCATCCCTCTGCTACTGGTCCACGACATGTCAGAG GAGATGACTATCCCATGGTGCCTGAGGCGGGCTGAGCTGGTCTTCAAATGTGTCAAAG GTTTCATGATGGAGATGGCATCGTGGGATGGAGGGATCTCACGGACAGTTCAGTTTCTAGTTCCACAG AGTATCTCTGAGGAGATGTTCTACCAGTTGAGCAACATGCTGCCTCAGATCTTCCGTGTCTCGTCCACCCTCACACTCACCTCCAAACGCTGA